In Salisediminibacterium beveridgei, one DNA window encodes the following:
- a CDS encoding helix-turn-helix domain-containing protein: protein MTVRIRFSGYAHHRKGYHEDRKTPLEQYLIRLQVEGNATIRSDGVTYAISPGDLYLGRKGADYSIDIPPGQDSTDYHIFCDGSWVSEWFNHAGLPVVHNIRLDDKLLSLWRHLSIEQRRPDAGETPDLSVYLFKALLVILKQSVTEGYVSGERPFIVTKMMRSIEELAATRFQVEDVAASVGLSVSRASHLFKEHTGQSMIDYAQEIRLNMAVNQMQYTSMTLEHIADSCGFGSYVYFHRVFKHHYGKSPGQYRKVN, encoded by the coding sequence ATGACGGTCAGAATCCGATTTTCAGGCTATGCCCATCACCGAAAAGGCTACCACGAAGATCGTAAAACTCCGCTTGAACAATACCTGATCCGCCTGCAGGTGGAAGGAAATGCCACGATTCGCTCTGACGGGGTAACGTATGCCATTTCCCCTGGCGATCTCTACCTCGGTCGAAAGGGGGCTGATTACAGCATTGATATCCCGCCCGGTCAAGACAGTACCGATTATCATATTTTCTGTGACGGTTCATGGGTGTCCGAGTGGTTCAACCACGCCGGTCTTCCCGTGGTGCATAACATCCGCCTCGATGACAAACTCCTTTCCCTCTGGCGTCACTTGTCCATTGAACAGCGCCGGCCGGATGCCGGTGAGACACCTGATCTATCCGTCTATCTGTTCAAAGCCCTGCTCGTCATCTTGAAACAGTCTGTCACGGAAGGCTATGTGTCAGGGGAGCGCCCGTTTATCGTCACGAAAATGATGCGCAGCATCGAGGAGCTTGCCGCCACCAGATTCCAGGTGGAGGATGTGGCAGCTTCCGTCGGACTGAGCGTGTCACGCGCCTCCCATCTGTTCAAAGAACACACCGGGCAATCGATGATCGATTATGCCCAGGAAATCCGCCTGAATATGGCGGTCAATCAAATGCAGTATACCTCCATGACCCTCGAGCACATTGCAGACAGCTGCGGATTCGGCTCATATGTGTATTTTCACCGGGTATTCAAGCACCACTACGGCAAATCCCCCGGCCAGTACCGGAAAGTCAATTAA
- a CDS encoding PH domain-containing protein → MFKSSRARAGILSWTKMIFPDRVELSNSAVLVTKKKFFGLTSTSEEVSYKRIASVRLNKGLISGNVVIETAGGSVNDIEVKGFKKKVASKLQARLKESISKE, encoded by the coding sequence GTGTTTAAAAGCAGCAGAGCAAGGGCAGGCATCCTGTCATGGACGAAAATGATCTTTCCGGACCGGGTGGAATTATCAAATTCCGCTGTCCTGGTGACAAAAAAGAAATTCTTCGGATTGACCAGCACGAGTGAGGAAGTATCCTATAAACGGATCGCTTCGGTCAGATTAAACAAAGGCTTGATTTCCGGGAACGTTGTGATCGAGACGGCCGGGGGATCGGTCAATGACATCGAAGTAAAAGGGTTTAAGAAAAAAGTGGCTTCCAAACTGCAGGCACGATTAAAAGAATCTATTTCCAAGGAATAA